AGCCGGCTGATGTCGAAATCATCTTTGCCGATCCCCGTTCCCATGGCTGTGACAATGACCTTGATCTCCTCGTTTTTCAGCATCCTGTCAAAACGGGCCTTCTCCACATTCAAAACTTTACCACGAAGCGGAAGTATGGCCTGATTTTTCCGATCCCGGCCCTGTTTGGCCGATCCACCGGCTGAATCTCCTTCCACCAGATACACCTCACTCAGGGCAGGATCCTTTTCCTGACAATCAGCCAGTTTCCCGGGCAGAGCTCCAACTTCCAGAGCACTCTTTCTCCGGGTCAATTCCCGGGCGCGTCTCGCCGCCTCCCTCGCACGCGATGCCTCCAAACATTTGTTCAGAATCTGCTTCGCCACCGTAGGATTCTCTTCAAGGTACGTACCTATTTTGTCATATATGATTCCCTCAACAAGACCCCGCACCTCACTGTTTCCGAGCTTGGTCTTCGTCTGCCCTTCAAACTGGGGGTTTTTGATCTTTACGCTGATCACACAGGCCAATCCCTCCCGCAGATCCTCTCCCCGGAAAGATTCCTTCCTGTTTTTCAGTATGTTGTAACTGAGCGCATAATTATTCAAAACACGGGTCAGAGCGGAACGCAAACCTATCATGTGTGTTCCGCCCTCGGTCGTGTTGATGCTGTTTGCAAACGAATAGATGTTTTCCTGATAGGTATCGTTGTACTGTAATGCCACCTCAACATGACAATCTTCCCGATCGCCTTCAACATAGATAGGATGCTTGTGCAGCACCTTTTTGTTCCGGTTGATATATTCGACAAAGGATACAATTCCTCCCTCATAATAAAATTCACTTTTCTTCTCGATTCTCTCATCGACAAGGGTGATTCTTACGCCTGAATTGAGAAAGGCCAATTCTCTTAGACGATTGGCAAGGATGTCGTAGCTGAATTCCAGTTCATCAAATATTTCCTCATCCGGTTTGAAAATCACCTTGGTACCCTGGCCACGGGTTTTTCCCACCATTTCCAAAGGAGCCTGAGGAATCCCTCGACGGTAATTCTGCGTATAGAGCATGCCCTCCCGTCTGATCTCAAGTTCCAGAAAACTGGACAGGGCATTGACTACCGATACGCCGACACCGTGAAGTCCACCCGATATCTTATAGCTGTCACTGGAAAACTTCGCTCCGGCATGGAGCTTGGTTAACACCACCTCCGCAGCGGAGATCCCTTCAGTCTTATGCATGTCAACAGGGATCCCCCGACCGTTATCATCCACAACAATGCTGTTATCTATCCTTATCGCAACCGTAATGGCATTGCAGTTACCGGATACGGCTTCATCAATAGAATTATCCACCACTTCGTATACCAGATGATGCAACCCATCCCTGCCCGTCGAACCAATGTACATAGCGGGTCTTTTACGAACCGCCTCCAACCCTTCGAGAACCTTAATGCTATCGGCACTATAATTTTCAATCATCCACACAACCTCTTTACCTTCACATGCTTGCTCATTTATACACAAGCGACTCGCTATAAAAATTTTCCTTTATATACTTGATTTTATTTACAATAAAATCATTTTATTTTCGTTTATCCACTCACTGTCCACAGCTTAAATG
The Deltaproteobacteria bacterium DNA segment above includes these coding regions:
- the gyrB gene encoding DNA topoisomerase (ATP-hydrolyzing) subunit B; protein product: MIENYSADSIKVLEGLEAVRKRPAMYIGSTGRDGLHHLVYEVVDNSIDEAVSGNCNAITVAIRIDNSIVVDDNGRGIPVDMHKTEGISAAEVVLTKLHAGAKFSSDSYKISGGLHGVGVSVVNALSSFLELEIRREGMLYTQNYRRGIPQAPLEMVGKTRGQGTKVIFKPDEEIFDELEFSYDILANRLRELAFLNSGVRITLVDERIEKKSEFYYEGGIVSFVEYINRNKKVLHKHPIYVEGDREDCHVEVALQYNDTYQENIYSFANSINTTEGGTHMIGLRSALTRVLNNYALSYNILKNRKESFRGEDLREGLACVISVKIKNPQFEGQTKTKLGNSEVRGLVEGIIYDKIGTYLEENPTVAKQILNKCLEASRAREAARRARELTRRKSALEVGALPGKLADCQEKDPALSEVYLVEGDSAGGSAKQGRDRKNQAILPLRGKVLNVEKARFDRMLKNEEIKVIVTAMGTGIGKDDFDISRLRYHKVIIMTDADVDGHHIRTLLLTFFFRQMRELVERGFLYIAQPPLFKVTEKKTEKYIRNAEDMENYILDSGVAKTRLVTENGTYFTKSKLYALVKNVMRIEMIMNKYEKENRDRDVMRILAGDPSLSEWDFKTAEPMERVMRRTAQAIGESLVKAEIEQDPENGLYKMKFVLSRNGVEKVTCIDRDVLKAPIFLEVKALLHQVSVLGEPPYRMALEGELSQHVVELDNMSTVVEHVMNLGRKGISIQRYKGLGEMNPEQLWETTMNPEKRSLLQVKVEDAVVADEIFTTLMGDQVEPRREFIFANAAYASNLDV